One region of Rhodospirillaceae bacterium genomic DNA includes:
- a CDS encoding alpha/beta hydrolase codes for MIKFLSGCLVLLLLLAHPAAAVDLPPGVTVQKNIAYGADRNQRFDVYLPANPQNAPILFMVHGGGWKRGDKDARGVVDNKIARWLPKGIIFVTVNYRMMPEEEPLVQAEDVAAALAKVQALAPSWGGDPDNVILMGHSAGAHLVTLITMAPEIATAAGARNWKGTVSLDSGAMNVPAIMTKRHLGLYDEAFGDDPAEWEAVSPYHRVKGPTLPVFAICRKRGDVSCPANQELAKKAIDLGGKIEVLPMALTHGEINLELGKPGAYTDRVETFMRGLGWKL; via the coding sequence GTGATAAAATTCCTGTCGGGTTGCCTGGTACTCCTGCTTCTGCTGGCCCATCCGGCCGCGGCCGTCGACCTGCCGCCCGGTGTCACGGTCCAGAAGAACATCGCCTATGGCGCCGACCGGAATCAGCGCTTCGACGTCTATCTGCCGGCCAATCCGCAGAACGCGCCCATTCTGTTCATGGTCCATGGCGGCGGCTGGAAGCGCGGCGACAAGGATGCGCGCGGCGTGGTCGACAACAAGATCGCGCGCTGGCTGCCCAAGGGCATCATCTTCGTCACGGTCAATTATCGCATGATGCCGGAAGAAGAACCATTGGTGCAGGCCGAGGATGTGGCGGCGGCTCTCGCCAAGGTGCAGGCACTGGCGCCGAGCTGGGGCGGCGATCCCGACAATGTGATCCTGATGGGCCATTCGGCGGGTGCCCATCTTGTCACCCTCATCACCATGGCGCCCGAGATTGCGACGGCCGCCGGCGCGCGCAATTGGAAGGGCACGGTCTCGCTCGATTCCGGCGCGATGAACGTGCCGGCGATCATGACCAAACGGCATCTCGGCCTCTATGACGAGGCCTTCGGCGACGACCCCGCCGAATGGGAAGCCGTTTCGCCCTATCACCGCGTGAAGGGGCCGACGCTGCCGGTCTTCGCCATCTGCCGCAAGCGCGGCGACGTCTCCTGCCCGGCCAACCAGGAACTGGCCAAGAAGGCCATCGACTTGGGCGGCAAGATCGAGGTCCTGCCCATGGCCCTCACCCATGGCGAGATCAACCTGGAACTCGGCAAGCCCGGCGCCTATACCGACCGCGTCGAAACCTTCATGCGCGGTTTGGGGTGGAAGCTGTAG
- a CDS encoding PAS domain-containing protein, with product MSGFDADAFAAQIRHPVLRRMFAYWRDKAGARNMPTRADLDPIDFPYALGYVMLVEVERAPLRFRFRLYGSALVKYFADGDYTGKYADQLLPPDYAPFVVAAYTTAVEGGVPRHAQREMVIDRQILNYDVLTLPLAHVRNPDEIAMLLVVMIPAPSMPVL from the coding sequence ATGAGCGGATTCGATGCCGACGCTTTTGCCGCACAGATTCGCCATCCCGTCCTGAGGCGGATGTTCGCCTATTGGCGCGACAAGGCCGGTGCGCGCAACATGCCGACCCGGGCCGATCTTGATCCGATCGATTTTCCCTATGCGCTTGGCTATGTGATGCTGGTCGAGGTGGAGCGGGCACCTTTGCGCTTCCGCTTCCGCCTCTATGGCAGCGCGCTCGTCAAATACTTCGCCGATGGCGACTATACCGGCAAATATGCCGACCAATTGCTGCCGCCCGATTACGCCCCCTTTGTTGTCGCTGCCTATACCACGGCCGTCGAAGGTGGTGTGCCGCGCCATGCCCAGCGCGAGATGGTGATCGACCGCCAGATACTCAACTACGATGTTCTCACCTTGCCGCTGGCGCATGTCCGAAACCCCGACGAAATCGCCATGCTGCTCGTGGTCATGATTCCGGCGCCGAGCATGCCCGTGCTGTGA